In Gammaproteobacteria bacterium, one DNA window encodes the following:
- a CDS encoding TonB-dependent receptor produces MKISGYFTWLFFRIRLVKLIGLRAFAVKLLVIAVLTDLTGMAAAQGNSATGNQLLGLSLEELMDIKVTTVSRRPQKLSEVASAVFVITQDDIRRSGVTNIPDALRMAPGVQVDRLGTDKWAVSIRGFTGRFANKLQVLIDGRSVYNPIFSGTLWEQQDTLMEDIERIEVIRGPAATVWGINAVNGVINIITKKAADTQGTLLTAGGGSFEQGFVSARYGGKMNEDTPFRVYAKGFARHHTDAPSGASNRDQWQSGRGGFRIDHHRGNDQFTLQGDIFANAIGDTYDKSVISLQSSPTNNVRGQNEGGNIRFRWDRTLSEQSSILLQTYYDRVRYQMSPLFSFDTESFDVDAQHRFSLWDRHDITWGGNYRLYHSKVFENGFIKLTPQDRTNHVYSGFIRDDITLIPNRLYFNLGTRLDHNDFTGLEIQPSARLAWTPDTENTLWLSVSRAVRTPARAENDATLDFLQFGNAPGLPPLPFPLKAVFQGSHSFQSEKLLAYEAGYRHRFSPQASVDISGFVNDYSELRDFSLGGFTLNTGLPRQIITSVLTDNSAAALTYGFELSGDWKPTQNWRLQGNYSFIDMRISSNPLTKDFDPSVSGADKVTPQHRISLRSNYDLSDKLDINLWLRYISNIAYYNLPGYVTADAKVSYRPAKNIELYVVGQNLFSRNHQELAPDFIPSIPAVIPRGVYGGIQIRF; encoded by the coding sequence ATGAAAATTTCTGGATATTTCACTTGGTTATTCTTCAGAATACGACTTGTTAAGCTGATTGGATTAAGAGCTTTTGCCGTGAAGCTCTTGGTAATCGCCGTGCTGACCGATTTAACCGGCATGGCCGCGGCGCAAGGCAACTCCGCCACCGGCAATCAACTGCTCGGTTTGAGCCTGGAAGAACTGATGGATATCAAAGTCACCACCGTATCGCGGCGTCCGCAAAAACTGAGCGAGGTTGCATCCGCGGTTTTCGTGATTACGCAGGACGATATCCGCCGTTCCGGTGTCACCAATATACCGGATGCATTGAGAATGGCGCCCGGCGTGCAAGTGGATCGCCTCGGCACGGACAAATGGGCGGTCAGCATCCGCGGTTTTACCGGCCGTTTCGCCAATAAGCTGCAAGTGTTGATCGACGGCCGCAGTGTTTACAATCCGATATTCTCCGGCACGCTGTGGGAACAGCAGGACACGTTGATGGAGGACATCGAACGGATCGAGGTAATCCGCGGCCCTGCCGCCACGGTATGGGGAATCAATGCCGTCAACGGCGTCATCAACATCATCACCAAGAAAGCGGCGGATACCCAAGGGACTTTGCTGACCGCCGGCGGAGGCAGTTTCGAGCAAGGCTTCGTGAGCGCACGCTACGGCGGCAAGATGAATGAAGATACCCCCTTCCGGGTGTACGCCAAGGGCTTCGCCCGGCATCATACCGACGCCCCGTCGGGTGCCAGCAATCGTGATCAGTGGCAGTCCGGCCGGGGCGGATTCCGTATCGATCATCACCGTGGCAACGATCAGTTCACGCTGCAAGGCGACATTTTCGCCAACGCTATCGGCGACACTTACGATAAATCCGTCATTAGCTTGCAATCATCCCCCACCAACAATGTCCGGGGACAGAATGAGGGCGGCAATATCCGTTTCCGCTGGGATCGCACACTGTCCGAACAATCGTCGATTCTGTTGCAAACCTATTACGATCGCGTGCGTTATCAGATGTCGCCCCTTTTCAGCTTCGATACGGAAAGCTTCGATGTCGACGCGCAGCATCGCTTCTCGTTGTGGGACCGGCACGATATCACCTGGGGCGGCAATTACCGGCTATATCACAGTAAAGTATTCGAAAATGGTTTCATAAAGCTGACACCGCAAGATCGCACAAACCATGTTTACAGCGGATTTATCCGCGATGATATAACCCTCATCCCCAACCGTTTGTATTTCAATCTGGGAACGCGGCTCGATCATAACGATTTCACCGGCCTGGAAATTCAACCGAGCGCCCGTCTGGCATGGACGCCGGATACGGAAAACACGCTCTGGCTATCGGTTTCCCGCGCAGTCCGCACCCCCGCCCGGGCGGAGAACGATGCCACACTCGACTTCTTGCAGTTCGGCAATGCTCCCGGATTGCCGCCGTTACCCTTTCCGCTCAAGGCGGTATTTCAAGGCTCCCATTCATTCCAATCGGAAAAGCTGCTGGCTTACGAAGCGGGTTACCGGCACCGTTTCTCGCCGCAAGCATCCGTCGACATTTCCGGTTTCGTGAATGACTACAGCGAATTGAGAGACTTCAGCCTGGGTGGATTCACGCTCAACACCGGATTACCGCGGCAGATTATCACCTCGGTGTTGACCGATAACAGTGCTGCGGCGCTAACCTACGGCTTCGAATTGTCAGGCGATTGGAAGCCAACGCAGAATTGGCGTTTGCAAGGTAACTACAGTTTTATCGACATGCGGATTTCATCCAACCCGTTGACGAAGGATTTCGATCCCAGTGTAAGCGGAGCGGACAAAGTAACGCCGCAACACCGGATTTCACTGCGCTCCAACTACGATTTATCGGACAAACTGGACATCAATCTCTGGTTGCGCTACATCAGCAACATTGCCTATTACAATCTGCCCGGCTATGTCACCGCGGACGCAAAAGTATCGTACAGACCGGCCAAGAACATCGAGTTATACGTCGTGGGACAAAATTTGTTCAGCCGGAACCATCAGGAACTGGCGCCCGATTTTATTCCTTCCATCCCAGCCGTAATTCCACGCGGCGTCTATGGCGGCATTCAGATCCGCTTCTAA
- a CDS encoding YfiR family protein, translating to MILHTLRRLIELPATLITRSVCTGLLALVLGYGLPVAHTPAQANNTLEYKVKAAFIYNFIAFTQWPEGIADHTINLCLYGEDYFGKEIDKLQEKSVGARSIKVLRVQDAGQLKQCQAVFFSRSAGDTLPAILSSLSASPVLTLADNPNAMTQGIAINMNLVNDKIVFEINLGIARKNGLDISSKLLQLATKVHQ from the coding sequence ATGATCCTGCATACACTTCGTCGACTAATTGAATTACCGGCTACCTTGATAACCCGGAGCGTTTGCACCGGGCTGCTGGCTTTGGTGCTGGGCTATGGTTTGCCGGTTGCTCATACACCGGCACAGGCAAACAATACGCTGGAATACAAAGTCAAAGCCGCTTTTATCTATAACTTCATTGCCTTCACGCAATGGCCCGAGGGCATCGCGGATCACACGATCAATCTCTGCCTTTACGGCGAGGATTATTTCGGGAAGGAAATCGACAAGCTGCAAGAAAAATCGGTCGGCGCGCGCTCGATCAAGGTATTGCGCGTGCAGGACGCCGGTCAACTCAAGCAATGCCAGGCGGTTTTCTTCTCCCGGTCGGCCGGTGACACCCTACCCGCCATTCTGAGCAGTTTATCCGCCTCGCCGGTGCTGACGCTGGCGGACAATCCCAATGCCATGACACAAGGCATCGCGATCAATATGAACTTGGTCAACGATAAAATCGTGTTCGAGATCAATCTGGGCATTGCCCGCAAGAATGGTTTGGACATCAGCTCCAAGTTACTGCAACTGGCAACCAAAGTTCATCAATAA
- a CDS encoding TonB-dependent receptor: protein MALLIQNKMKLIKYFTSLSAMITWIKPLALGMAFAWLWLLITPGGLAVAQNKPVDDQFLSLSIEELMNVKVTTVSRNPQKLNQVASAVFVITQDDIRRSGATSIPDALRMAPGMQVERVGTDKWAISVRGFDGLYSNKLQVLMDGRSVYLPIFSGVLWEQQDTLMEDIERIEVIRGPAASVWGANAVNGVINIITKRAADTQGALFSAGGGTFEHGFAGARYGGKLNEDTPFRVYAKGFTRGQTHALSGEHANDQWHSARGGFRFDHNRGIDQFTLQGDYFSNFDGSTLDKSALNLSTNPLGQMRGHNEGGNIRFRWDRNFSEHSAFMLQAYYDRTQSQLLPVGKFNAESFDIDMQYRFPLADRHKVTVGANYRLYHNKVFDTSLLTLTPREQTNHLGATFIRDDITLIPDRLMFTVGSRFEHNDFSGWEIQPSARLMWTPNPENSLWMAVSRAVRTPSRAENDAIINITPQVQSAFGSSLARLPITALLNGSHHYNSEKLIAYELGYRHQFSPQASIDLAGFVNDYSQMRDSSAGAFSFNPLLPGQLLLPLTINNQGSALTYGFEASADWKPRKNWRLQGNYSFIHIDFFSNNLLAKSDPSGGGAEKTAPQHQVSVRSNYDFSERLQLNLWLRYRSDIGFYNIPGYVTMDAKLVYRPAKNIELFVAGQNLFSQHHREFVSEFIPIVPVTIPRGVYAGAQWRFW, encoded by the coding sequence ATGGCGCTACTGATACAAAATAAGATGAAGCTTATTAAGTACTTCACATCCCTGTCGGCCATGATAACGTGGATAAAGCCGCTTGCACTGGGAATGGCTTTTGCATGGCTATGGCTGCTAATAACCCCTGGCGGTTTGGCGGTTGCGCAAAACAAACCGGTTGACGATCAATTTCTCAGCCTGAGTATTGAAGAATTGATGAACGTCAAGGTAACCACCGTTTCCAGAAACCCGCAGAAACTGAACCAGGTCGCATCCGCAGTTTTTGTCATCACCCAGGACGACATCCGCCGTTCCGGTGCCACCAGCATTCCCGATGCATTGCGCATGGCGCCCGGGATGCAAGTGGAACGCGTCGGCACGGACAAATGGGCCATCAGCGTGCGCGGCTTTGACGGACTCTACTCCAACAAGCTGCAAGTGCTGATGGACGGGCGCAGCGTTTATCTGCCGATCTTCTCCGGCGTGTTGTGGGAACAGCAGGACACGTTGATGGAAGATATCGAGCGTATCGAAGTCATTCGCGGCCCGGCCGCATCGGTGTGGGGTGCCAACGCCGTCAACGGCGTCATCAATATCATCACTAAGAGAGCAGCGGATACGCAGGGCGCGCTGTTCTCCGCCGGCGGCGGCACCTTCGAGCATGGCTTCGCAGGGGCGCGTTACGGCGGCAAGCTCAACGAAGATACGCCGTTCCGTGTGTATGCCAAAGGATTTACCCGCGGGCAAACGCACGCGTTATCCGGCGAGCATGCCAACGACCAATGGCACTCGGCCAGAGGCGGATTCCGTTTCGATCATAACCGCGGCATCGATCAATTTACCCTGCAAGGCGATTATTTCTCCAACTTCGACGGCAGCACGCTCGATAAAAGCGCCCTCAATCTATCAACGAATCCGCTCGGCCAAATGCGCGGACATAACGAAGGCGGAAATATCCGCTTCCGTTGGGACCGGAATTTCTCCGAGCACTCCGCTTTCATGTTGCAGGCATACTACGATCGCACTCAGTCGCAATTATTGCCGGTAGGAAAATTCAATGCCGAAAGCTTCGATATCGATATGCAATACCGGTTCCCGTTGGCCGATCGTCATAAGGTGACTGTGGGGGCCAATTACCGGCTGTATCACAATAAGGTTTTCGATACCAGTCTGTTGACACTCACGCCGCGCGAACAAACGAATCATTTAGGCGCCACCTTCATCCGCGACGACATCACACTGATACCGGACCGCTTGATGTTCACGGTGGGCAGCCGGTTCGAGCACAACGACTTCAGCGGATGGGAAATTCAACCCAGCGCGCGCCTGATGTGGACGCCCAATCCGGAGAACTCGCTGTGGATGGCGGTTTCGCGCGCGGTCAGAACACCGTCGCGCGCTGAAAACGATGCCATTATCAATATAACGCCGCAAGTGCAAAGCGCTTTCGGATCATCGCTCGCCAGGCTGCCGATCACAGCGCTGTTAAACGGCAGCCACCATTACAACTCGGAAAAACTCATCGCTTATGAGTTAGGCTACCGCCATCAATTTTCGCCCCAGGCATCCATCGACCTGGCAGGCTTTGTAAACGATTACAGCCAAATGCGCGATTCAAGCGCTGGCGCATTTTCGTTCAATCCGTTATTGCCCGGGCAGCTGCTATTGCCTTTGACGATCAATAACCAAGGTTCCGCGCTCACGTACGGCTTTGAAGCATCGGCGGATTGGAAGCCACGGAAAAACTGGCGACTGCAAGGCAATTACAGTTTCATACATATCGACTTTTTCTCCAATAATTTACTGGCAAAATCAGATCCGTCCGGAGGAGGGGCAGAAAAAACGGCACCGCAACATCAGGTATCGGTGCGCTCAAACTACGATTTTTCGGAAAGATTGCAACTCAATCTATGGCTGCGCTATCGCAGCGATATCGGGTTTTACAATATCCCGGGCTATGTCACGATGGATGCCAAACTGGTCTACAGACCGGCAAAAAATATCGAACTGTTCGTCGCCGGTCAGAATTTGTTCAGCCAGCATCATCGGGAATTCGTCTCCGAGTTTATTCCGATCGTGCCCGTGACCATTCCGCGAGGCGTTTACGCAGGAGCGCAGTGGCGCTTTTGGTGA
- a CDS encoding YfiR family protein, with product MQGRNGAFGENMSLHILHRLSKLPDGFVIRSIRTGLLAILLGYGLPVTYAQAKADSILEYQVKAAFIYNFIAFTQWPGNAEPAFNLCLYGEDYFRQEIDKLQNKSIGPHPIKVLRVSDSNQLPQCQAIFFSKSVNNTMTDIISSLEGYPILTLADTPNAISQGITINMSLVNEKIVFEINLKNARKSGLNISSKLLQLATKVHQ from the coding sequence ATGCAGGGGCGCAATGGCGCTTTTGGTGAGAATATGAGTCTGCATATACTTCATCGACTCAGCAAATTGCCGGATGGCTTCGTGATACGAAGCATCCGCACCGGGCTATTGGCCATCCTGCTCGGCTATGGCCTGCCTGTAACTTACGCACAGGCAAAAGCGGACAGCATCTTGGAGTATCAAGTGAAGGCCGCTTTTATCTATAACTTCATCGCGTTCACACAATGGCCCGGAAATGCTGAACCGGCGTTCAATCTGTGTCTTTATGGCGAGGATTATTTCAGGCAAGAAATAGATAAATTACAAAATAAATCGATTGGCCCGCATCCAATCAAAGTTTTGCGCGTCAGCGATAGCAATCAATTGCCGCAATGCCAAGCGATCTTTTTCTCCAAATCTGTCAATAACACCATGACGGATATTATCAGCAGCCTGGAAGGCTATCCGATTTTGACGCTCGCCGACACCCCGAATGCAATTTCGCAAGGAATTACCATCAACATGAGTTTAGTGAACGAAAAAATCGTATTCGAAATTAATCTGAAAAACGCCAGAAAATCCGGTCTGAACATCAGTTCCAAGTTGCTGCAACTAGCGACCAAGGTCCATCAATAA